The Methanomethylovorans hollandica DSM 15978 genome includes a region encoding these proteins:
- a CDS encoding deoxycytidylate deaminase, with protein sequence MIERPGLDEYFLEIATVVAKRSTCLRNQVGAVIVKDKRILSSGYNGAPRNMAHCLDIGCIRQQNNIESGTRHEKCRAVHAEQNAIIQAALYGVSIDSATLYCTHQPCILCAKMIINSNIKRVVFLQSYPDRDSIEFFDEAGVELVNLPSNPAP encoded by the coding sequence ATGATAGAGAGGCCGGGATTAGACGAATATTTCCTCGAAATAGCTACCGTTGTAGCAAAAAGGTCAACATGCCTGAGAAACCAGGTGGGTGCTGTGATCGTCAAGGATAAAAGGATACTTTCCTCAGGCTATAATGGTGCCCCCAGGAACATGGCCCATTGTCTTGACATTGGCTGCATCAGACAGCAGAACAACATCGAATCGGGTACACGCCACGAGAAATGTCGGGCAGTGCACGCCGAGCAGAATGCCATCATCCAGGCAGCACTTTATGGGGTCAGCATAGACTCGGCAACCTTGTACTGCACACACCAGCCATGCATCCTGTGTGCCAAAATGATCATCAACTCAAATATCAAAAGAGTTGTGTTCCTGCAATCCTATCCGGATAGGGATTCCATTGAATTCTTTGATGAGGCCGGAGTAGAACTTGTTAACCTGCCCTCAAACCCGGCACCTTAG
- a CDS encoding coenzyme F420-0:L-glutamate ligase, whose translation MRFEAFVVENIPLIKKEDDIAQIICERTDILDGDVIVIASTIVGKAEGRTFSLVDIVPGAEAVEFSKHIRFTPEFIQAVLERSRECLISSPVLLVEMKNGHICINAGIDESNVEEEILLELPADSDASAAYIGKGIESYTGTQISVIITDTNGRAFKRGQTGVAVGVYRIHPLKDWKGQKDLFGKELKITEEAVADEVAGAANLLMGEGNGGYPVVIIRGLKLRSKDSASVKEMYRSDEEDLIKKSLKYLRCRV comes from the coding sequence TTGAGATTCGAGGCTTTTGTAGTGGAAAACATCCCACTGATAAAAAAAGAGGATGATATCGCACAGATCATTTGTGAAAGAACCGATATCCTTGATGGGGATGTCATAGTTATAGCTTCCACCATTGTGGGGAAAGCTGAAGGAAGGACTTTTTCCCTGGTGGATATAGTTCCTGGTGCAGAGGCAGTAGAGTTCTCCAAACATATCCGTTTCACTCCCGAGTTTATACAGGCGGTTCTTGAAAGGAGCCGGGAATGCCTGATTTCTTCACCAGTATTGCTTGTGGAGATGAAAAATGGCCATATATGCATCAATGCAGGCATTGATGAATCTAATGTTGAAGAGGAAATACTTCTGGAGCTTCCGGCAGATTCTGATGCAAGCGCTGCATATATTGGAAAGGGGATCGAGAGTTACACTGGTACGCAGATCAGTGTAATCATTACCGATACGAATGGGAGAGCCTTTAAGCGTGGTCAAACAGGGGTTGCTGTAGGAGTCTATCGTATCCATCCTCTCAAAGACTGGAAGGGACAAAAAGATCTGTTCGGTAAAGAACTTAAGATCACAGAAGAAGCTGTCGCTGATGAGGTCGCAGGAGCTGCGAACCTGCTTATGGGTGAAGGTAACGGCGGATATCCTGTAGTGATAATACGTGGCCTGAAATTAAGGTCCAAAGATAGTGCATCCGTAAAGGAAATGTATAGGTCGGATGAAGAAGATCTGATTAAAAAAAGCCTGAAATATCTAAGGTGCCGGGTTTGA
- a CDS encoding Hsp20/alpha crystallin family protein → MKQGLTRWTPSGISKWDPFEEVGRMQGLLRQLFSELSLSGEIKTLDTLSPMMDVQDKDNEIVVKADMPGVDKKDVEIDIKNNMLYINANTHREKEEEKEGYVVHERAFSRFARTFSLPANVVTEGAKAKLEDGVLTIKIPKAEIEEKQKILIE, encoded by the coding sequence ATGAAACAAGGTCTTACAAGATGGACACCTTCGGGTATATCTAAATGGGATCCCTTTGAAGAGGTAGGCAGGATGCAGGGACTTCTAAGACAGCTGTTCAGTGAACTGTCACTTTCGGGTGAAATAAAGACCTTAGACACGCTTTCACCCATGATGGACGTGCAGGATAAGGATAACGAAATAGTTGTAAAGGCCGACATGCCCGGAGTAGACAAGAAAGATGTGGAGATCGATATTAAGAATAATATGCTCTACATCAATGCAAACACGCATCGCGAAAAGGAAGAAGAGAAGGAAGGATATGTGGTGCATGAACGCGCTTTTTCACGGTTTGCCCGGACCTTCAGCCTGCCTGCGAATGTTGTGACAGAAGGAGCGAAAGCCAAACTGGAGGATGGCGTTCTGACCATAAAAATACCTAAGGCAGAGATAGAGGAAAAGCAGAAGATACTTATCGAATGA
- a CDS encoding cofactor-independent phosphoglycerate mutase codes for MKYIILIGDGMADEPIAELGGRTVLQKARTPNMDYIAAHGKAGLARTVPEGMHPGSDVANMSIVGYDPKKYYSGRAPLEAASMGIELDADDVAFRCNLITIEDGMIADYSSGHISSEEARELIQTVDAELGKDGISFYPGISYRHLMVTKNNFGAETACTPPHDVIGEKKEDHMPKGKDSTIFCELIDTSMAILAKHPVNLNRIAAGKKPGNSIWLWGQGGAPAFPLFRDMYGKTGAIISAVDLVKGIGIYAGFDIIEVPGATGYLDTNYVGKAEYALDALKDHDFVVVHVEAPDEAGHMGDAKAKIQAIEDFDEKVVGTILQGANSMAADVTILVMPDHPTPVHLRTHTSDPIPFAIYSTNEKHPDNATAFNEVDVREGSYGIVYAADLVKLMIQRHT; via the coding sequence ATGAAATATATAATACTGATCGGAGATGGTATGGCGGATGAACCTATTGCTGAACTGGGAGGAAGAACTGTACTCCAGAAGGCAAGAACGCCCAACATGGACTATATTGCTGCCCATGGAAAAGCGGGGCTGGCCCGGACCGTCCCGGAAGGTATGCATCCGGGAAGCGATGTTGCGAACATGTCTATTGTAGGATATGATCCTAAAAAGTATTACTCAGGCCGGGCTCCTCTTGAAGCTGCAAGCATGGGCATTGAATTGGATGCTGATGATGTGGCTTTCAGATGTAACCTCATAACTATAGAGGACGGAATGATCGCTGATTACAGTTCCGGACACATTTCAAGCGAAGAGGCCAGGGAACTTATACAAACCGTAGATGCAGAGTTAGGTAAGGACGGGATCAGCTTCTATCCGGGTATCAGCTACAGACATCTGATGGTTACAAAGAACAACTTTGGTGCTGAAACCGCGTGCACTCCTCCTCATGACGTGATAGGCGAAAAAAAAGAAGATCATATGCCAAAAGGCAAGGACAGTACGATATTTTGTGAATTGATCGATACTTCCATGGCCATTCTTGCGAAGCATCCTGTGAACCTTAACAGGATAGCAGCAGGTAAGAAGCCAGGCAATTCGATCTGGTTATGGGGACAGGGAGGTGCGCCTGCATTTCCTCTGTTCAGGGATATGTACGGTAAGACCGGAGCTATCATCTCCGCAGTAGATCTTGTGAAGGGGATCGGAATATACGCAGGTTTCGATATAATCGAGGTGCCCGGAGCAACAGGTTATCTGGATACCAATTACGTAGGAAAGGCCGAGTATGCACTGGATGCTCTGAAGGATCACGATTTCGTTGTCGTACATGTGGAAGCACCGGATGAGGCAGGGCACATGGGAGATGCAAAGGCTAAGATCCAGGCCATCGAGGATTTTGATGAGAAGGTTGTTGGCACCATACTGCAGGGTGCTAATTCCATGGCCGCAGATGTGACCATCCTGGTAATGCCTGATCATCCGACTCCTGTGCACCTGAGGACGCATACATCTGATCCCATACCTTTTGCTATCTACTCCACCAATGAGAAACATCCCGACAATGCCACAGCATTCAATGAAGTTGATGTGCGGGAGGGATCCTATGGAATTGTGTATGCTGCTGATCTGGTAAAGCTCATGATACAACGCCACACATAA